Proteins from one Thalassophryne amazonica chromosome 20, fThaAma1.1, whole genome shotgun sequence genomic window:
- the LOC117502123 gene encoding cortexin-2-like gives MADDLYSSTFSDSDFSSSSSSVSASFFTLEQRAAFIFVLILFIFLGLLIVRCFRILLDPYRSMPSSTWTDYMEKDTFEYRIS, from the coding sequence ATGGCGGATGACCTGTACAGCAGCACCTTCTCTGACTCGgacttctcctcctcctcatcctctgTATCCGCCTCCTTCTTCACCCTGGAGCAAAGAGCCGCCTTCATCTTTGTCCTCATTCTCTTCATCTTCCTCGGCCTGCTGATCGTCCGCTGTTTCCGCATCCTCCTAGACCCGTACAGGAGCATGCCGTCCTCCACGTGGACAGACTACATGGAAAAGGACACCTTCGAGTATCGGATTTCCTGA